AATAGCCCAAACCGGTTCATAAGCCAATACAATTTTACTAAAATCGTCGGCTGAAAGATTGAAAACAGAACCTTCCAATTGCGCTTTTACCACTTCGTTTTGTTTGCCTGCTTCGCGTTCTTCTTTTAATTCTCCAATACAAAAAATTGGTTTCAATTCGTTTTTCAAAGCCAANAATACTTTTTCCTTTAGGATTTCAAAAGTTTCTCCGTAATATGCGCGACGTTCGGAGTGTCCTAAAATCACATAATTTGCTCCGGTTGATTTTACCATTGCCGCCGAAATTTCTCCCGTATAAGCTCCGCTTTCTTTGTCGGCGCTGTTTTGTGCAGCTACATTAATTACGCTTCCTTTTACCAATTCAGCAACAGTTGCCAAATGTATAAACGGCGTTCCGATAACGACTTNACAATTAGGTTTTGCATNGGTTAAAAGTGTTTTTAATTCTGTAGCTAAAGCTACTCCTTCCTGCAGGGTTTTATTCATTTTCCAATTTCCTGCTACAATGTTTTTTCTCATTTTAGTGTATGTTTGTATATTTTGCTTGTTATTAATTCTGTTTTCAATACTAAATCTTTACTCAACTGCTCAATTTCTCAACTGCTCAACGCCAATTAATAGTCTCTCCAGTTCCATTTTCCTTTGATAATTCCGTTTTCTATTTTCACAAATCCGGGATTAGCACGTATAATGGTTTTTAATGTTATCGGGTCTGTTTTATAAAAAGGGAATGTTACTTTAGTTTGCTGTACAAATTCTGCAATATCTTCATCGGTTGAGCCGGTTAGAGCATAAAAACGCTCGCCATTTTGTTTGGCTTTATCATAAAGTAATTCAGCTTTATCAGCTCCTGCTTTTGACGTTTTAGAAACATCGTACATTATAACCAAATTTACAATTCCTTCATAATGAATTACATCTTCAGTTATGTCATTTTCCTGCGCGTCAACAATTTCAAAATTATGTATAGGCGGTTCAAAACCTTTTGAAATAAGCGTAGTTTTCTGGTCTACAAACTTCCAAGTACTGTCTTTGGGATAATTATCAATGGTAAATTCTTGTTGAACTCCATCTTTTTCATAAATTAATTTTGTATCGTATTTGTCTGTAGGTTTACCTTCGGGAACTTTCATTGCCTCCGGAATGTTTACGCCTACTTTATACGGACGAAAATCAATCATCGGTAAATGACGATAACTGTAAATGGATAATCCCACGCTGAAAAGTATAAAAACCAGTATTAAAGCCCATTCTACGCCGGGGAGAAAAAGGTTTCTAAGTTTTTTATGAAACAACAACAAGGTTATTATTAAAGCTAAAAATAAGAGATTTTTATAAAAAGTAGCCCAATTGCTTATTACCAATGCATCGCCAAAACACCCGCAATCTGTTACTGGATTTTTCAGAGCAATGTAAAGAGTAAGCGGAAGCATTATCAAAATAAATGAAAGGGNAACAATAGAAGTTTGTTTTAGCTTTATTTTGAAAAGNAAACACACTCCGATTAAAAATTCGAGCGTGGAAAGTGCAATTGCCGTGGGAAATGCCAAAGNAAGAAGCGGGATAAAGTTTCCTCCAAACGCCGTAAGGTAATCTTGAATTTTATATGTGGAACCGAGAGGATCAATCGCTTTTACAAAACCGGAAAAGACAAANACAACTCCCAAAAATATGCGAAAAATGCTCAACAATANATTAAATGTTTTTTGCCAAATAGTCATTACTNTTGTTGTTCTTGTGTCTTGGTATGTNCGTCTGTTTTCAAACATTTTATTGGATTTTCTGATCTTTAAACGTTAAAATTCCATCTTTATTAAACCAAAAACGGCATAATTTATCATATCGAAATAATTGGCGTCAATNCCTTCGGAAATTAACGTACTTCCCTCATTATCTTCAATTTGCTTCGTACGAAAAACTTTCGTCAAAATTAAATCGGTNTACGATTGAGTTCGCATTAAACGCCACGCTTCATCGTAATCGTGATTTTTCGCCATCATCAGTTCTTTCGCTTGCGNAATGTATTTATCATACAATTCTATCGCTTTATCATCTTTCAAATCAACTGTTTCAGAATATCCTAATTCCAACTGTATCAACCCAATAACTCCATAATTCACAATCCCAATCAACTCGGGACNAATTCCNTCATTCACTTTTGTTTCGCCTTTCATTTCAATGCTCCGAATGCGGTTTGCTTTTATAAATATTTGGTCTGTAACAGATTGTGAGCGAAGAATACGCCAAGAAGCGCCGTAATCTTTCAGTTTTTTTGTAAAAACATTGCGACAAATCTCAGTTACGTGGTCGTATTGTTGGTTGGTAGTATTCATTTTTTGCTGAATTGAAGCACAAAATTAGTAAAATATTAAAGAAAAAGCAAAAATATCATTTTAGAACTTTATAATGGATATTTCTGCAAAAATGGTATGATTCTTTAAAATCTAAGCATATTTCTTTGTCGCTTTGAATTCATTTTCAATATTTTGTTCACGATGAACCAATTGCACTTCCACCCCAAATTTTTTATGAATATGTTCCGCCATTTTTTGTGCAGAATAAACCGAACGATGTTGTCCTCCGGTGCATCCGAAACATATCATTAAATTTGTAAAACGTCTTTCGATATATCGTTTTATAGACGCATCCACCATTGTATAAGCATTATCGAGAAATTGGATAATTTCGCCGTCTTTTTCTAAAAATTCAATTACGGCATCATCCAATCCGGTAAGTGAAGAATAACGTTCATATTTCCCGGGATTNTTTACTGCGCGGCAATCAAAAACAAAACCGCCGCCGTTTCCGCTGTCATCGTTNGGAATTCCTTTTTTATAAGCAAAACTATATACTTTTACTACCAGCGGTTTGTGTAAATTAACATCCTGAAACTGTTTCAGTTCCGACATTTCACGCAACACCTCCATCATATAAGGATATTCTGAAAAATCATTTTGCGATACNAATTCCCGCAAATTATCCAACGCATACGGAATGCTNTGNAAAAAATGTGGTTTTTTCTCAAAATATCCTCTAAATCCATACGCTCCGAGCACTTGAAGNAATCTGAAAAGNATAAAATGACTCAAAACGTGTCTGAATTCCGTTTCATCTACCTCCATATANTTTTTAAGAGATTGAATGTANGTNTTTANNAAATCATCTCTCAATTCNCCGTATTGCGCTCTTGCCTGCCAAAGAAAAGACGCCACATCGTAATAAACAGGTCCTTTTCTTCCTCCCTGAAAATCAATAAAATATGGCTCGCCGTTTTTTATCATCACATTTCGGCTCTGAAAATCACGATACATAAACGTAGTGGTTTGAGAACGCAACAGAAAATCCGCCATTTTTTCAAAATTGTCTTCCAGTCGGTTTTCCTGAAACTCTAAACCGGTTGCTTTTAAGAAACAATATTTGAAATAATTCAAATCCCATAAAACGGAACGTTCGTTAAATTCCGGCTGCGGATAACATTTATTAAAATCAAAACCCTCAGCTCCAAGCACTTGAATTTTTGGAAGCAATTCCATTGTGCGATGAAGAATGGCTTTTTCTTCCGGAGTAAAAATTCCGGTAAGCCGTCCTTTTTTTATATAGTCAAACAAAATAGTATCTCCTAAATCCTCTTGTAAATAGAGCAATTCGTCTTTTGAAACCGACAAACATTCCGGCACAGGCAAACCTTTCTTCTTAAAATGACGAGCCATATAAATAAAAGCACGATTTTCTTCCACCGAAGTTCCTTCCACTCCGATAAGTGAAATTTCGTCATTTTTCAGACGAAAATATTTTCNATTNGAACCGGAAACTGTTAATTGTTCTTGCGTTTGTGCTGGCAAACCTGTTTGTTCTTTAAATAATCCTCTTAATGATAGCATTTTATAATGTNTAAAAATAAATGAAGAATGTTTTGCAAATTTAAGAATAAAAAGAATTATAAGAAAAATTTACGAATAAATCTCATCGAAATAATCTGCATTCCTTAACATACGTTTGGAGTCCAAAACTTAAATCATTCAAACTTTTTTTGTATTTTTGCAGACTTATTTTGTGAAATAGTTAATGTTTAAATGGTTGAAGTAGTTAAAATGGTAATTTATTCCAATCCATTTAATACGCGAATTAACTGTTTTGCTAATTAATCAATTCAAAAACAATGAGTATAGAATTAAGTGAACAAGAACAGTTCAGACGCCAAAGTTTGGCAGAATTACGCAACTTGGGAATTGATCCATATCCCGCAGCAGAATATCCTACAAATGCCTTCTCTGCCGACATAAAAGCCGATTTTAAAGATGATGAAGAACCAAAAAGACAAGTTTGCGTTGCAGGACGTATTATGAGTCGTCGTATTATGGGAAAGGCTTCGTTTGTGGAACTACAAGACAGTAAAGGAAGAATACAAATTTATATAAGCAGAGATGATATAAATACCGAAGCGCAACCCGAAATGTACAATACTGTTTTTAAAAAACTGTTGGATATCGGTGACTTTATCGGTATAAAAGGATTTGTTTTCCGCACACAAATGGGCGAAATTAGCGTGCACGCACAAGAATTAACGGTTTTGAGCAAATCGTTGAAACCGCTTCCGATTGTAAAATACAAAGACGGCGTTGCTTACGATGCTTTTGAAGATCCTGAACAACGTTACCGCCAACGTTATGTAGATTTGGTTGTAAACGATGGAATTAAGGATATTTTTTTAAAACGCACCAAAGTATATAACTCTATGCGTGAGTATATTAATAATCAGGGTTGTATCGAAGTTGAAACTCCTATTCTTCAGTCTATTCCGGGCGGTGCTTCAGCACGTCCTTTTATTACGCACCACAATGCGTTGAACATTCCTCTTTATATGCGCATTGCCAATGAATTATATTTGAAACGATTAATAGTAGGCGGATTTGAAGGCGTTTATGAATTTTCAAAAGATTTCCGTAANGAAGGAATGGACAGAACGCATAATCCTGAATTTACTGTGATGGAGATTTATGTGTCTTACAAAGATTACAATTGGATGATGAATTTCACCGAAAAAATGGTGGAAAAAATTTGTTTGGATGTAAACGGAACTACCGAAATTAAAGTTGGTGATCGTGAAATTAGTTTCAAAACACCATTCAAACGCGTTACAATGATTGACGCCATTAAAGAACATACCGGAATTGACATCAACGGAATGAATGAAGAACAGTTGCGCGAGGTTTGTAAAAAACTCAACGTGGAAGTAGATGAAACAATGGGAAAAGGCAAATTAATTGATGAAATATTTGGCGAAAAATGTGAAGGAAATTACATTCAACCCACCTTTATTACCGATTATCCGATTGAAATGAGTCCGTTGTGCAAACGCCACCGCAACAACCCTGAACTCACCGAACGTTTTGAATTGATGGTAAACGGAAAAGAGTTGGCAAATGCATATTCAGAACTAAATGATCCTATTGATCAGCTCGAACGTTTTCAGGAACAACTTAAACTGAGCGAAAAAGGCGACGACGAAGCTATGTTTATTGATATGGATTTTGTGCGTTCGTTGGAATATGGAATGCCGCCCACATCAGGTATGGGAATTGGTATGGACAGATTAGTGATGCTTATGACNGGTCAACAAGCTATTCAGGAAGTNCTTTTCTTCCCCCAAATGAAACCGGAAAAAGTAGCGGCACAAGATTCTACCGATAAATATATTGCACTTGGAATACCTGAAGAATGGATAGAAGTAATTAAAAAAGCAGGCATTACCAAAGTGAAAGATTTAAAAGGATTAAATCCAAATAAATTTCACCAGGATATTTGCGGTATTAACAAAAAAAATAAACTGGATCTCAAGAATCCATCAAAAGAAGAGGTGCAAATGTGGGTTTCAAATGCTGAAAATTTAGCATAATAGAAACAACTTTTATTCTTGGAAAACGTTTTTTATTTAGGATAAATAACACATANAACAAACCTGATTTACAATATATTAATCATTTTCAATTAATAGATATAATTCATAAAAATGGTTATAGAAAGCTTAGAGTGGAATAATCCCAGCGTTAGCTTAGATACAATTTTAAGTAAATCTTCCCGAAGCAGCAACGAAAATGTTCGTTTAGCTATTATGGGTGGAGGAAGTTGGGCTACAGCGTTGGCTAAAATGGCTTTAACCAACTTAAAATCAATTAATTGGTATATGAGGCGTCAGGAACAAATTGACGAATTTCTCCGTTCAAGCAAAAATCCTTCATACCTCACCGGCGTAAAGTTCAATACCGATCGAATTCATTTTTCGAACGATATAAATAAAGTGGTCAAAAATTCTGATATTTTGGTTTTTGCCACTCCTTCTCCTTTCTTAAAACAACATTTGAAAAGATTGAAAAGAAAACTGGATGATAAAATTGTTATTTCAGCAATCAAAGGTATTGTCCCCGAAGAAAATTTGATAATTTCAGATTATTTTCATCAATATTATAGCGTTCCCGATGAAAATATTGCTGTAATTGGAGGTCCTTGTCACGCAGAAGAAGTTGCCTTAGAACGCCTTTCCTACATTACAATAGCCTGTAAATCAAGAGATAAAGCACGTTTTATTGCGGAAAAATTAAGTAATGAATATATTCATACCGGAATAAGCGATGATGTTTTTGGTCTGGAATATACTTCGGTAATGAAAAATATTTACGCTATTGCTTCCGGAATTTGCCATGGGTTGAAATATGGCGATAATTTTCAAGCGGTACTTATTTCCAATGCAGCACAGGAAATGGAGCGCTTTTGCAATGCCGCAAGTCCTCATCACCGCGATATAAGTGAATCGGCATTTTTAGGCGACTTATTAGTTACGGCTTATTCCAAATTCAGTCGTAATCGTCTTTTCGGAACTATGATTGGAAAAGGTTATTCGGTTCGTACGGCGCAATTGGAAATGGAAATGATTGCCGAAGGTTATTATGCGGCTAAAACCATTCACGAACTCAACGAAAAATTTCAGGTAAATATGCCGATTGTGGACGCTGTGTATGAAATTTTATACAACAGAAGTTCTCCTGTTTTAGAAATAAAAAAATTGACGGAAAATTTGAAATAATGTTTTTGGTTTCGAGTTTCTGAATCTTATATCTTGACTCTTGGTTCTTGGTTCTTGGTTCTTGACTCTTAGCTCTTGATTTCAAACTACTGTCTATTTGATTATTGACTCAAAAATAAAACAAACTCAAAAAACATATAATAATGGAACACATTAAATTATCTATTGAAAAAGCATACGGATTTATATCTGCAGAAAAAGTCGCGGGTTATAAATCAGAAGCAAATGCTGCAAATGCTGCTTTGCACAACGGCACCGGAAAAGGAAACGATTTTCTTGGCTGGTTAAACCTACCCTCTTCTATTGATGATGCACATTTGAAAGATATTGAAGATACTGCCAAAATTCTTCGTGACAACTGCGAAGTGGTAGTTGTAATTGGAATTGGAGGAAGTTATTTGGGAGCAAAAGCGGTAATTGACGCACTTTCAAACAGTTTTGACTGGCTGCAAACAGAACGAAAATCGCCGGTAGTGGTTTATGCTGGGCAAAACATTGGCGAAGATTATCTTTACGAACTTCAACAATTATTGAAAAATAAAAAATTCGGTATTATTTCAATCTCAAAATCGGGAACTACCACCGAACCTGCATTGGCTTTCCGTTTGTTGAAAACACAATTGGAAAATCAACAAGGAAAAGATGCAGCTAAAAAATTAATTGTTTGCATTACCGACAAAGCTCGCGGTGCGCTGCGTACGCTTGCTGTAAACGAAGGATTAAAAACATTTGTTATTGAAGATAATGTCGGCGGACGTTTCTCGGTTTTATCGCCTGTTGGTTTACTTCCAATAGCTGTAGCAGGTCTTGATGTCCGTGAATTTGTGAAAGGCGCAGCTACAATGGAGGTATTTTGCGGAGTAGAAACTTCTTTTGAAGAAAATATCGCTTGTCAGTATGCTGCAGTTCGTAACGAACTTTACAAAAACGGTAAAAAAATAGAAATTCTGGTAAATTATCATCCAAAATTACATTTCGTTTCAGAATGGTGGAAACAACTTTACGGAGAAAGCGAAGGAAAAGACCATTTAGGAATATTTCCCGCTTCGGTTGATTTTACTACCGATTTACATTCTATGGGACAGTGGATTCAAGATGGAGAACGTACCATTTTTGAAACAGTTATTTCTGTAAAAGAACCAAATCACAACGTAATTTTCCCAACATCAGAAGATAATTTGGACGGATTAAATTTCCTTGCCGGAAAACGTGTGGACGAAGTAAATAAAATGGCGGAACTTGGAACTATGATCGCTCACATGGATGGCGGCGTTCCCAACTTGAAAATTGAATTGCCAAAATTAAACGAATTTTATCTGGGAGAGTTGCTTTATTTCTTTGAAAAAGCGTGCGGTATCAGCGGATATATTCTTGGAGTAAATCCTTTTGATCAACCCGGCGTAGAAGCTTACAAGAAAAATATGTTTGCTTTACTCGAAAAACCCGGTTACGAAGCCGAAACAAAAGCGATTAAAGCGAGATTGTAGTTTGTTGATTAGTTAATTGGTTAAATATATAATAATCGGGTGTTGATTCAAAACCAACACCCGATTATTATTATGTATTAATACATTCTTTACTTTAATTGTGTACTTTCTGACGCTTCCTTAATCAACTTATTTGCTTCAGCTTGAGCATCGTTGTATAATTTATCTGCTTGTTTTTGAGCTTGTTTCACCAATTCATCCGAACCTTTTTTTGCCAATGCTTTTGTTACCGGATTTGTTGCTTTTGCCACCAATGAATCGCCACGCATTTGCGCTTGTTCTACTAATTTATTTCCGGCAAGTTTAGCATTTTCTAAAATTTTATCGGCTTTTGCTTGCGCTTCTTTTAATGCTTGTTCTCTTTTAGCGTTTACTTGCTCTGTCACTTGGGTTTTGGCAGCTTCCACTTTACTTAAAACTTCCGTTTTCTTTTCTTCAACAATACTTTGTACGGTACTTGCCAAATCAAGTTCTATTTTTGGTTTAGTAAAAGTCCCCCCTATTTTGAAACCAATATTTTGGAATTTTCCTAAGTTTAATTTA
The genomic region above belongs to uncultured Paludibacter sp. and contains:
- the tpiA gene encoding Triosephosphate isomerase, producing the protein MRKNIVAGNWKMNKTLQEGVALATELKTLLTXAKPNCXVVIGTPFIHLATVAELVKGSVINVAAQNSADKESGAYTGEISAAMVKSTGANYVILGHSERRAYYGETFEILKEKVXLALKNELKPIFCIGELKEEREAGKQNEVVKAQLEGSVFNLSADDFSKIVLAYEPVWAIGTGLTATSDQAQEIHAYIRSLIAEKYGKEIAENTTILYGGSCNAGNAKELFSKSDVDGGLIGGASLKSADFKAIIDAF
- a CDS encoding conserved membrane hypothetical protein (Evidence 4 : Unknown function but conserved in other organisms) codes for the protein MFENRRTYQDTRTTXVMTIWQKTFNXLLSIFRIFLGVVFVFSGFVKAIDPLGSTYKIQDYLTAFGGNFIPLLXLAFPTAIALSTLEFLIGVCXLFKIKLKQTSIVXLSFILIMLPLTLYIALKNPVTDCGCFGDALVISNWATFYKNLLFLALIITLLLFHKKLRNLFLPGVEWALILVFILFSVGLSIYSYRHLPMIDFRPYKVGVNIPEAMKVPEGKPTDKYDTKLIYEKDGVQQEFTIDNYPKDSTWKFVDQKTTLISKGFEPPIHNFEIVDAQENDITEDVIHYEGIVNLVIMYDVSKTSKAGADKAELLYDKAKQNGERFYALTGSTDEDIAEFVQQTKVTFPFYKTDPITLKTIIRANPGFVKIENGIIKGKWNWRDY
- a CDS encoding conserved hypothetical protein (Evidence 4 : Unknown function but conserved in other organisms); the encoded protein is MNTTNQQYDHVTEICRNVFTKKLKDYGASWRILRSQSVTDQIFIKANRIRSIEMKGETKVNXGIXPELIGIVNYGVIGLIQLELGYSETVDLKDDKAIELYDKYIXQAKELMMAKNHDYDEAWRLMRTQSXTDLILTKVFRTKQIEDNEGSTLISEGIDANYFDMINYAVFGLIKMEF
- a CDS encoding Aminoglycoside phosphotransferase, which encodes MLSLRGLFKEQTGLPAQTQEQLTVSGSNXKYFRLKNDEISLIGVEGTSVEENRAFIYMARHFKKKGLPVPECLSVSKDELLYLQEDLGDTILFDYIKKGRLTGIFTPEEKAILHRTMELLPKIQVLGAEGFDFNKCYPQPEFNERSVLWDLNYFKYCFLKATGLEFQENRLEDNFEKMADFLLRSQTTTFMYRDFQSRNVMIKNGEPYFIDFQGGRKGPVYYDVASFLWQARAQYGELRDDXXXTYIQSLKXYMEVDETEFRHVLSHFXLFRXLQVLGAYGFRGYFEKKPHFXXSIPYALDNLREXVSQNDFSEYPYMMEVLREMSELKQFQDVNLHKPLVVKVYSFAYKKGIPNDDSGNGGGFVFDCRAVXNPGKYERYSSLTGLDDAVIEFLEKDGEIIQFLDNAYTMVDASIKRYIERRFTNLMICFGCTGGQHRSVYSAQKMAEHIHKKFGVEVQLVHREQNIENEFKATKKYA
- the lysS gene encoding Lysine--tRNA ligase — translated: MSIELSEQEQFRRQSLAELRNLGIDPYPAAEYPTNAFSADIKADFKDDEEPKRQVCVAGRIMSRRIMGKASFVELQDSKGRIQIYISRDDINTEAQPEMYNTVFKKLLDIGDFIGIKGFVFRTQMGEISVHAQELTVLSKSLKPLPIVKYKDGVAYDAFEDPEQRYRQRYVDLVVNDGIKDIFLKRTKVYNSMREYINNQGCIEVETPILQSIPGGASARPFITHHNALNIPLYMRIANELYLKRLIVGGFEGVYEFSKDFRXEGMDRTHNPEFTVMEIYVSYKDYNWMMNFTEKMVEKICLDVNGTTEIKVGDREISFKTPFKRVTMIDAIKEHTGIDINGMNEEQLREVCKKLNVEVDETMGKGKLIDEIFGEKCEGNYIQPTFITDYPIEMSPLCKRHRNNPELTERFELMVNGKELANAYSELNDPIDQLERFQEQLKLSEKGDDEAMFIDMDFVRSLEYGMPPTSGMGIGMDRLVMLMTGQQAIQEVLFFPQMKPEKVAAQDSTDKYIALGIPEEWIEVIKKAGITKVKDLKGLNPNKFHQDICGINKKNKLDLKNPSKEEVQMWVSNAENLA
- a CDS encoding Glycerol-3-phosphate dehydrogenase; translation: MVIESLEWNNPSVSLDTILSKSSRSSNENVRLAIMGGGSWATALAKMALTNLKSINWYMRRQEQIDEFLRSSKNPSYLTGVKFNTDRIHFSNDINKVVKNSDILVFATPSPFLKQHLKRLKRKLDDKIVISAIKGIVPEENLIISDYFHQYYSVPDENIAVIGGPCHAEEVALERLSYITIACKSRDKARFIAEKLSNEYIHTGISDDVFGLEYTSVMKNIYAIASGICHGLKYGDNFQAVLISNAAQEMERFCNAASPHHRDISESAFLGDLLVTAYSKFSRNRLFGTMIGKGYSVRTAQLEMEMIAEGYYAAKTIHELNEKFQVNMPIVDAVYEILYNRSSPVLEIKKLTENLK
- the pgi gene encoding Glucose-6-phosphate isomerase, which encodes MEHIKLSIEKAYGFISAEKVAGYKSEANAANAALHNGTGKGNDFLGWLNLPSSIDDAHLKDIEDTAKILRDNCEVVVVIGIGGSYLGAKAVIDALSNSFDWLQTERKSPVVVYAGQNIGEDYLYELQQLLKNKKFGIISISKSGTTTEPALAFRLLKTQLENQQGKDAAKKLIVCITDKARGALRTLAVNEGLKTFVIEDNVGGRFSVLSPVGLLPIAVAGLDVREFVKGAATMEVFCGVETSFEENIACQYAAVRNELYKNGKKIEILVNYHPKLHFVSEWWKQLYGESEGKDHLGIFPASVDFTTDLHSMGQWIQDGERTIFETVISVKEPNHNVIFPTSEDNLDGLNFLAGKRVDEVNKMAELGTMIAHMDGGVPNLKIELPKLNEFYLGELLYFFEKACGISGYILGVNPFDQPGVEAYKKNMFALLEKPGYEAETKAIKARL